A part of Setaria viridis chromosome 8, Setaria_viridis_v4.0, whole genome shotgun sequence genomic DNA contains:
- the LOC117833321 gene encoding disease resistance protein Pik-2 isoform X2 encodes MDGIMVSAATGVMSSLLAKLADLLREDYQMQKGMRREISFLQDELSSMNVLLERLADMEVLDLQTREWMNQVREMSYDIEDCVDDYMRQLRSGPQRPSGVMGFFLGYLQRVKELVTGHETAEQIQELRDRIVEAGHRRKRYKIDDAVNSSSVNVVPVDRRLPALYAELGGLVGTSVPIDEVIKLLGDGEQGMKVVSIVGCGGLGKTTIANQVYRKVAEQFDCQAFVSLSQNPDMVMIFRSILSQVKKDDCDGTSLSDKELLISELRDFLKDKRYFIVIDDIWSTQVWNTIRFALFENTYDSRIIVTTRIRTVART; translated from the exons ATGGATGGGATCATGGTGAGTGCCGCGACGGGGGTGATGAGCTCCCTCCTCGCCAAGCTCGCTGACCTGCTGAGGGAGGACTACCAGATGCAGAAGGGCATGAGGCGTGAGATCAGCTTCCTCCAGGACGAGCTGAGCAGCATGAACGTGCTCCTCGAGAGGCTGGCCGACATGGAGGTGCTTGATCTGCAGACGAGGGAGTGGATGAACCAGGTGAGGGAGATGTCATACGACATCGAGGACTGTGTCGACGACTACATGCGCCAGCTGCGCAGCGGACCGCAGAGGCCTAGTGGAGTCATGGGGTTCTTCTTGGGGTATCTTCAGAGAGTGAAGGAACTTGTTACCGGCCATGAGACTGCCGAGCAGATTCAGGAGCTCAGGGATCGCATTGTCGAGGCGGGACACAGAAGGAAGAGGTACAAGATTGATGATGCAGTTAATTCCTCTAGCGTTAATGTTGTGCCTGTTGACCGTCGGTTGCCAGCTCTCTATGCGGAATTGGGAGGCCTTGTTGGTACCAGTGTTCCCATAGATGAGGTCATCAAGCTACTTGGTGATGGGGAGCAGGGGATGAAGGTAGTGTCTATTGTTGGGTGTGGAGGATTAGGAAAGACTACCATAGCGAATCAGGTTTACCGAAAGGTTGCTGAGCAATTTGATTGCCAAGCTTTTGTGTCATTGTCCCAAAATCCTGACATGGTGATGATATTTCGGTCCATACTATCACAAGTAAAGAAGGATGACTGCGACGGTACCAGCCTTAGTGACAAGGAATTGCTTATTAGTGAGTTGAGGGATTTCCTAAAGGACAAGAG GTATTTTATTGTAATTGATGATATATGGAGCACCCAAGTGTGGAACACGATCAGATTTGCTTTGTTTGAGAATACTTATGACAGTAGAATAATAGTGACAACAAGAATTCGTACTGTTGCCAG GACTTGA
- the LOC117833322 gene encoding phosphoserine phosphatase, chloroplastic produces MAGLIGARAGPGSLLPVRRSSATARPPPASQVAVRFASPLFRSAKVCKSCGLVAAALEVSKDGGTAVLANRQPSKGVIETLQNADAVCFDVDSTVIQDEGIDELADFCGAGKAVAEWTAKAMTGTVPFEEALAARLSLIKPSLSQIEECLVKRPPRISPGMADLVKKLKANNTDVFLVSGGFRQMIKPVASELGIPAENIIANQVLFGTSGEYAGFDPTEPTSRSGGKAQAVQQIKQNYGYKTVIMIGDGATDLEARQPGGADLFICYAGVQLREPVAAEADWVVSDFEELITKLP; encoded by the exons ATGGCCGGCCTGATCGGAGCGCGCGCAGGCCCGGGAAGTTTGCTGCCTGTTCGTCGGTCGTCCGCCACCGCTCGGCCGCCACCGGCTTCGCAAGTGGCTGTTCGGTTTGCAAGCCCGCTGTTTCGCTCTGCTAAGGTTTGCAAGAGCTGTGGTTTAGTGGCAGCAGCACTGGAGGTCTCCAAGGACGGTGGCACGGCTGTTCTGGCCAATCGCCAGCCCTCCAAAG GGGTTATCGAGACATTGCAGAATGCCGATGCAGTGTGTTTCGATGTCGATAGCACGGTCATCCAGGATGAGGGTATCGACGAGCTTGCCGATTTCTGTGGGGCAGGGAAAGCTGTTGCCGAATGGACAGCGAA AGCAATGACAGGGACTGTTCCATTTGAGGAGGCTCTGGCAGCCAGGCTGTCTTTAATCAAGCCATCTCTCTCCCAAATTGAGGAGTGCTTGGTGAAGAGGCCGCCAAG GATTTCTCCAGGAATGGCTGATTTGGTTAAGAAGCTAAAAGCTAACAATACTGATGTGTTCCTTGTGTCAGGAGGCTTCCGACAAATGATCAAG CCTGTGGCATCTGAGCTTGGTATTCCTGCTGAAAACATAATTGCAAACCAAGTTCTCTTTGGAACTTCTGGGGAGTATGCTGGATTTGATCCCACAGAGCCCACTTCACGCAGTGGCGGAAAAGCACAAGCAGTGCAGCAAATAAAACAG AACTACGGCTACAAGACGGTCATTATGATTGGAGATGGTGCAACTGATCTTGAG GCCCGGCAACCTGGTGGAGCAGACTTGTTTATCTGTTACGCCGGTGTTCAGTTGAGGGAGCCAGTTGCAGCAGAAGCCGACTGGGTTGTTTCCGACTTTGAAGAGCTAATTACCAAGTTGCCATAA
- the LOC117833324 gene encoding protein SPIRAL1-like 2 yields MGRGRGVSYGGGQSSLNYLFGGGDEAPAARAKPAAAADEQRVTATAADEQRVTAAAAAGHDDEKLKGIPAGVRGSQTNNYFRAQGQNCGNFLTDRPSTKVHAAPGGGSSLDYLFGGGAGK; encoded by the exons ATGGGGCGTGGGCGGGGCGTGAGCTACGGCGGCGGGCAGAGCTCGCTGAACTACctgttcggcggcggcgacgaggcccccgcggcgcgcgccaagccggcggccgcggcggatgAGCAGAGGGTGACGGCGACCGCGGCGGATGAGCAgagggtgacggcggcggcggcggcgggccacgACGATGAGAAGCTGAAGGGGATCCCGGCCGGCGTCCGTGGCAGCCAGACCAACAACTACTTCCGGGCGCAGGGGCAGAACTGCGGCAACTTCCTCACG GACCGCCCGTCGACCAAGGTGCacgccgcgcccggcggcggctcgtcgctCGACTAcctcttcggcggcggcgccggcaagtGA
- the LOC117833323 gene encoding E3 ubiquitin-protein ligase At3g02290, producing MGAFCSCLQPDYSDDHGNHTSSAFRNCVCLRCFTQQLINAYTVLFRAGAVHSVSQAIEATPVDSAESSFDTYRSPPRPLPYDDPRFSPPARNWLRHETPSHSPEESEPLRANDDEEEMETPSRIDKASKTNYDTKMKICSSAYGDKVPPKEHGSYFSYFSPTAEDEDVCPTCLDDYTSENPRIVMQCSHHFHLGCIYEWMERSEACPVCGKKMEFDETT from the exons ATGGGAGCTTTCTGTTCTTGCCTGCAACCCGATTATTCCGACGACCATGGGAACCACACGTCCTCGGCGTTTAGGAACTGTGTGTGCCTCAGATGTTTTACCCAGCAGCTCATCAATGCG TACACTGTTTTATTCCGAGCTGGAGCAGTGCATTCTGTATCTCAAGCTATAGAAGCCACTCCTGTTGATTCAGCTGAAAGTTCCTTTGATACATATCGTTCACCCCCAAGACCGCTGCCCTATGATGATCCACGATTTTCACCTCCTGCTCGTAACTGGTTAAGGCATGAAACCCCAAGCCATTCCCCAGAGGAGTCAGAACCACTTCGAGcaaatgatgatgaggaggaaatGGAGACACCAAGTAGAATAGACAAGGCAAGTAAAACAAACTATGACACAAAAATGAAGATATGCAGCTCTGCTTATGGAGATAAGGTGCCACCCAAGGAACATGGAAGTTACTTTAGCTACTTTTCCCCAACTGCTGAAGATGAAGATGTCTGCCCAACCTGTCTTGACG ATTATACTTCTGAGAATCCTAGGATAGTAATGCAGTGCTCACACCATTTCCACCTTGGCTGTATTTATGAATGGATGGAAAGAAGTGAGGCATGCCCTGTCTGTGGAAAG AAAATGGAATTTGACGAGACAACTTAA